The Sphaerospermopsis torques-reginae ITEP-024 genome has a window encoding:
- a CDS encoding M48 family metallopeptidase encodes MPTYKGISSEAFRHPLDRQAEQALRSLPGFDLIARKFVEFVYERPQLIYLMGNNIQVGPRQYSTIYQMFRECVRDLDIYPEPALFISQNPQANSYALGQENPYIVVNTGILDLLNEAEIRTVLAHELGHIKCGHTILIQMAMWAMSAASTIGELTFGLGNLVTQALIFAFFEWRRKAELSADRAALLVMDDLNTVISTMMKISGGSNKYAHECSLQEFIQQSEKYQALDDNGLNQVYKFLMYNGAQGMMLSHPFPVDRVHYLRTWAVSEEYQQINQGNYQKTPSEGAVNVKVETPEDEAEKLRKQIEELQKEIDKMKKAE; translated from the coding sequence ATGCCAACTTACAAAGGAATTTCCAGCGAAGCCTTCAGACATCCACTAGATCGCCAAGCCGAACAAGCTTTACGCAGTTTACCGGGCTTTGATTTAATCGCTCGTAAATTTGTGGAATTTGTCTATGAACGCCCGCAATTAATTTATTTAATGGGCAATAATATCCAAGTTGGACCACGACAATATTCCACTATTTACCAGATGTTTCGGGAATGTGTACGGGATCTGGATATTTACCCAGAACCAGCACTATTTATCTCACAAAACCCCCAAGCTAACAGCTACGCACTAGGGCAAGAAAATCCTTACATAGTAGTTAATACGGGCATACTCGACTTACTCAATGAAGCCGAAATTAGGACAGTATTAGCTCATGAACTGGGGCATATTAAATGTGGTCATACTATTTTAATTCAAATGGCGATGTGGGCAATGAGCGCCGCTTCCACCATTGGCGAATTAACCTTTGGTTTGGGAAATTTAGTCACTCAAGCTTTAATTTTTGCCTTTTTTGAATGGCGACGTAAAGCCGAATTATCCGCAGATCGCGCCGCATTATTAGTCATGGATGACCTCAATACAGTCATATCAACCATGATGAAAATATCAGGAGGCAGTAACAAATATGCCCACGAATGTAGTTTACAAGAATTTATTCAGCAGTCAGAAAAATATCAAGCACTAGATGATAATGGACTCAATCAAGTATATAAATTTCTCATGTATAATGGCGCTCAAGGAATGATGCTGAGTCATCCTTTCCCTGTAGATAGAGTCCATTATTTACGCACTTGGGCAGTATCAGAAGAATATCAGCAAATCAACCAAGGTAACTATCAAAAAACCCCATCAGAAGGTGCAGTAAATGTTAAAGTTGAAACACCAGAAGATGAAGCAGAAAAATTAAGAAAACAAATTGAAGAATTACAAAAAGAAATTGACAAAATGAAAAAGGCAGAATAG
- a CDS encoding helix-turn-helix domain-containing protein: MLLGFKTELKVSKQQRLLLAQHAGVARHAWNQGLALCQQVLIHNKLNPEDKIKFPTSQHEYSIDKTVISVSACCFFSFVITRNYHSFR; this comes from the coding sequence ATGCTACTAGGATTCAAGACAGAATTGAAGGTAAGCAAGCAACAAAGACTACTACTGGCACAACACGCAGGAGTAGCTAGACACGCTTGGAATCAAGGTTTAGCATTATGTCAACAGGTTCTCATACATAACAAACTTAATCCTGAAGACAAAATTAAATTTCCCACGTCTCAACATGAATATTCAATTGACAAAACGGTTATTAGCGTTAGTGCTTGTTGTTTTTTTAGCTTTGTTATTACCAGAAATTACCATAGCTTCCGCTGA
- a CDS encoding response regulator: protein MVMLSCESSSLRVLLVDDHELTRLTLQFAFSAQENMQVVGLASNGQEAIEMVKSFQPDVIVLDLHTPVMDGWRASGYIKSISPNTQILAYSSIDDAHLQQTKAMPSFDEVCKKDVPTTELIALVRQLGQRAINNSVMG from the coding sequence ATGGTAATGTTGTCCTGTGAGTCTTCTTCCTTGCGCGTTCTATTGGTTGATGATCACGAACTAACTCGTTTAACCTTACAGTTCGCTTTTTCTGCTCAAGAGAATATGCAAGTTGTAGGTTTAGCTAGTAATGGTCAAGAAGCTATAGAAATGGTCAAAAGTTTCCAGCCTGACGTAATTGTGCTAGATTTACATACGCCAGTTATGGATGGTTGGCGTGCTTCCGGTTATATTAAATCTATATCTCCAAATACTCAAATCCTGGCTTATTCATCAATAGATGATGCACACTTGCAACAAACAAAGGCAATGCCCAGTTTTGATGAGGTTTGCAAAAAAGATGTACCCACAACAGAACTCATCGCTTTGGTTAGACAACTAGGCCAACGTGCTATCAACAATTCAGTGATGGGTTAG
- a CDS encoding glyoxalase-like domain protein, translating into MVIAANLIPILHSSLTLASFLPSLPLDSLFSTQGIMIMLLAAYAGAMWMFLTSAPKVYTVMVSDLEIARQLYEGLLDLPAAEVPLHYYYNYEQTIGATGIDPLYMSSSPSWSNKTMTNGSDGLWYQLKKNTQLHIITGASLGTKNQQRHVCFDRDCLELILMRVEVRGLKFKIRNQKPLNFLVKDYEGRVIEMAEVTG; encoded by the coding sequence ATGGTTATAGCAGCTAATTTGATACCTATCTTGCATAGTTCCTTGACTTTAGCTTCTTTCTTACCTTCCCTGCCTTTGGATAGCCTTTTCTCTACCCAAGGCATTATGATTATGCTGTTGGCGGCCTATGCTGGTGCAATGTGGATGTTTCTTACCAGCGCCCCAAAAGTTTATACTGTGATGGTGTCAGATTTGGAAATTGCCCGACAACTGTATGAAGGTTTGCTAGATTTGCCCGCAGCAGAAGTACCTTTGCACTATTACTACAACTACGAACAAACTATTGGTGCAACGGGGATTGATCCGCTTTATATGTCTTCTAGTCCCAGTTGGTCTAATAAAACCATGACTAATGGCAGTGATGGACTATGGTATCAATTAAAGAAAAATACTCAACTGCACATTATTACTGGTGCGAGTTTAGGAACTAAAAATCAACAGCGTCATGTTTGTTTTGACCGTGATTGTTTGGAGTTGATTTTAATGCGGGTGGAAGTGCGGGGTTTGAAGTTTAAAATTCGCAATCAAAAACCTTTGAATTTTTTGGTGAAGGACTATGAAGGCCGTGTGATTGAAATGGCTGAAGTTACTGGTTAG
- a CDS encoding sensor histidine kinase, protein MFQATRRRLALWYTAVTAILLLLFATGVYLYVRSTLIERIDDTLNHVVEVVERSLVIEPVNFPLDKLRVNVEASFRNNADTAEDDHIDLEWFSPTGELRWSTFSEPLNIPIHSNTGETVRVVGMGGWGDSELLLRQVTHRVEVGRQVLGYLRVSHPWFEVTKPSRQLIFDLGLGTGLMVLSVAASGWFLSGKAMEPVGESYQRLKQFTADASHELRSPIALIQTNVQVALADLDLESSSISHYRQQLKLVERLTQRLGRLVNDLLFLARQDSGISAVVFSPCPVDALLMEVVEEQQLLATEKEISLTLNLVDPPGEIDPELQENWFTVMGNWDELVRLFTNLIGNALQYTPTPGKVQVELGRVAGMRYGFTGLQIKICDTGIGIPSESLPRLFDRFYRVDPARSHQSRESTTGSGLGLAIAQAIVEHHQGQIQVESVVGKGTTFIVTLPISLEY, encoded by the coding sequence ATGTTTCAAGCCACTCGTCGCCGTCTTGCTCTTTGGTACACTGCTGTTACTGCTATCTTACTACTCTTGTTTGCCACTGGGGTGTATTTATATGTCCGCAGCACTCTAATTGAAAGAATTGATGATACCCTAAATCATGTGGTGGAAGTGGTAGAGCGTTCTTTAGTCATTGAACCTGTTAACTTCCCACTTGATAAACTCCGCGTCAATGTAGAAGCGAGTTTTCGTAATAATGCTGATACAGCGGAAGATGATCATATTGACCTAGAATGGTTTAGTCCCACTGGTGAATTACGGTGGTCAACTTTTTCCGAACCTTTAAATATTCCTATTCATAGCAATACCGGTGAAACTGTGCGAGTGGTGGGGATGGGGGGATGGGGAGACTCAGAACTGTTATTGAGACAAGTTACCCATCGGGTAGAGGTGGGAAGACAGGTTTTAGGTTATCTGCGTGTGAGTCATCCTTGGTTTGAAGTGACTAAACCCAGTCGTCAGTTAATTTTTGATTTGGGTTTGGGTACTGGGTTGATGGTGCTTTCGGTAGCTGCTAGTGGTTGGTTTTTATCTGGTAAAGCGATGGAACCAGTGGGGGAGTCTTACCAACGTCTCAAGCAGTTTACCGCTGATGCTTCCCATGAACTCAGAAGTCCGATCGCTTTAATTCAAACTAATGTACAAGTGGCGTTGGCTGATTTAGACTTAGAATCTAGTAGTATTTCTCATTATCGCCAACAATTAAAATTAGTAGAAAGATTAACCCAGCGTTTGGGTAGGTTGGTGAATGATTTATTGTTTCTTGCACGACAGGATAGTGGTATTAGTGCGGTTGTATTTTCACCTTGTCCTGTGGATGCTTTGTTGATGGAAGTGGTGGAAGAACAACAACTTTTAGCTACAGAAAAGGAAATTTCTCTAACTTTAAATTTAGTTGATCCGCCAGGGGAAATTGATCCAGAATTACAGGAAAATTGGTTTACTGTGATGGGTAACTGGGATGAACTGGTCAGGTTATTTACCAATTTAATCGGTAATGCTTTGCAATATACCCCAACTCCAGGAAAGGTACAGGTGGAGTTAGGAAGAGTTGCGGGAATGCGTTATGGTTTTACTGGTTTACAAATTAAAATCTGTGATACGGGAATTGGTATTCCTAGTGAGTCTTTACCAAGATTATTTGATAGATTTTATCGTGTAGATCCAGCGCGTTCTCATCAAAGTCGGGAAAGTACGACGGGTTCAGGTTTGGGTTTAGCGATCGCTCAAGCTATTGTGGAACATCATCAAGGACAAATTCAAGTTGAAAGTGTTGTTGGTAAAGGTACTACTTTTATTGTCACTTTACCAATCTCTCTGGAGTATTAA
- a CDS encoding AAA family ATPase, whose translation MSEQVLEKTAINNNLTEEREIDLETAFRDSHVQDILDKLDQELVGLKSVKNKIKEMAALLLVDRIRKSLGLDAGAPSLHMTFLGNPGMGKTTVAMRMAEILYRLEYIRKESVILVTRDDLVGQGIGQTGPKTREVLNNAMGGVLLIDEAYTLYRPDHPGDFGLEAIEILMQVMENQRDDLVVILAGYKTQMEHFFHSNPGMNSRIGLHIEFNDYSVDSLMIIAQSIVKNQNYCFSEDAETAFREYLIRRKNMPHFANARSVRNAIDRARLRQANRLLSSGKKLNKQDLITIEAADILASRVFREGVPDCETES comes from the coding sequence ATGAGTGAACAGGTATTAGAAAAAACCGCAATCAACAATAACCTTACTGAAGAAAGAGAAATTGATTTAGAGACTGCTTTCCGAGATTCTCATGTACAAGACATTCTTGATAAATTAGATCAGGAATTAGTCGGGTTGAAATCCGTCAAAAACAAAATTAAAGAAATGGCGGCTTTGTTGTTGGTTGACCGTATTCGTAAAAGTCTGGGTTTAGATGCAGGTGCGCCTAGTTTACACATGACATTTTTAGGCAATCCAGGCATGGGTAAAACTACTGTAGCTATGCGGATGGCGGAAATTCTCTATCGTTTAGAATACATCCGCAAAGAAAGCGTAATTTTAGTCACGAGAGATGATTTAGTTGGCCAAGGTATTGGACAAACTGGACCGAAAACCAGGGAAGTTTTAAATAATGCAATGGGTGGTGTGTTACTCATTGATGAAGCTTATACTTTATATCGTCCAGATCATCCTGGTGATTTTGGTTTAGAAGCAATTGAAATTTTGATGCAGGTAATGGAAAATCAGCGAGATGATTTAGTTGTCATTCTTGCTGGTTATAAAACTCAAATGGAGCATTTTTTCCATAGTAATCCAGGAATGAATTCTCGGATTGGGTTACACATTGAGTTTAATGATTACAGTGTTGATAGTTTGATGATTATCGCTCAATCTATAGTCAAAAATCAGAACTATTGTTTTAGTGAAGATGCAGAAACAGCGTTCCGTGAATATTTAATTAGACGGAAGAATATGCCCCATTTTGCTAATGCTCGTAGTGTGAGAAATGCTATAGATAGGGCGCGTTTGCGTCAAGCTAATCGTTTATTAAGTAGTGGCAAAAAATTAAATAAACAAGATTTAATTACTATTGAAGCGGCTGATATTCTCGCTAGTCGGGTATTTAGAGAAGGTGTTCCCGACTGTGAAACGGAAAGTTAG
- a CDS encoding DUF2854 domain-containing protein, with amino-acid sequence MLGKISLGTLGLTLGSILTIVGFVAYAADNATLNLVGFFYGFPLLLGGLALKANELKPIPFSQPTTESVLALRKQQATVTQNKIRTDITRFCYGQEAHLDRALTYLGLSPNDEERPVVTGLREIEVNGAYSLILEFDSPFIPLDIWLQKHEKMTKYFAPNVDVKITQPDEDRIELELITTQN; translated from the coding sequence ATGCTGGGCAAAATTTCTTTGGGAACACTCGGTTTAACCTTGGGTAGCATATTAACCATTGTCGGTTTTGTAGCTTATGCTGCTGATAACGCGACTCTCAACTTGGTGGGCTTTTTTTATGGTTTTCCTCTATTGCTGGGAGGTTTAGCACTCAAAGCTAATGAACTCAAGCCCATACCCTTTAGCCAACCTACCACAGAATCAGTATTAGCACTCAGAAAACAACAAGCTACTGTAACTCAAAATAAAATCCGCACTGACATCACTAGATTTTGCTACGGACAAGAAGCTCATTTAGATCGGGCGTTGACATACTTAGGTTTGAGTCCTAACGATGAAGAACGTCCAGTAGTGACTGGTTTAAGAGAAATAGAAGTTAACGGTGCTTATTCCTTGATTTTAGAATTTGATTCGCCTTTTATTCCTCTTGATATTTGGCTACAAAAACATGAGAAAATGACCAAATATTTTGCGCCTAATGTTGATGTAAAAATTACACAACCTGATGAAGATAGAATTGAACTAGAGTTAATTACTACTCAAAATTAA
- a CDS encoding sigma-70 family RNA polymerase sigma factor: MQIPSFPEANHPLVKSLFDHSDQELLTLLRRYPDHGKYFTAIFCRYSPIVYTLIQHSARSPVQADYLFALTWRHIYYELGGLYLTNPETGEEVLTLQNWLINMTAFCINEMKLPPTEAIHYSLKDTSPPLWCYIEQALDQVPPLLRLIVLMAQTFHWSETRISAYLQAEGEKISPQQVANLLQEGYRMLEDKLPADIRTIYLEDVLL, from the coding sequence GTGCAAATACCATCCTTTCCTGAAGCTAACCATCCGCTGGTGAAGTCGCTGTTTGATCACAGTGATCAAGAACTACTGACTTTGTTGAGGCGCTATCCTGATCATGGCAAATACTTTACTGCTATTTTTTGCCGTTATAGCCCTATAGTCTATACTTTGATTCAACATTCGGCGCGATCGCCTGTTCAGGCAGATTATCTATTTGCGCTCACTTGGCGACATATATATTATGAACTCGGTGGACTATATTTAACTAACCCAGAAACAGGGGAAGAAGTATTAACTTTGCAAAACTGGTTAATCAATATGACAGCTTTTTGCATTAATGAAATGAAACTACCGCCAACAGAGGCTATTCATTATTCACTTAAAGACACTTCGCCACCTTTATGGTGTTATATAGAACAGGCATTAGATCAAGTACCGCCATTATTGCGCTTGATTGTCTTAATGGCGCAAACTTTCCATTGGAGTGAAACTCGCATTTCTGCTTACTTACAAGCTGAAGGTGAAAAAATTTCTCCTCAACAAGTAGCCAATTTGCTTCAAGAAGGTTATCGTATGCTAGAAGACAAATTACCAGCTGATATTCGCACTATTTACTTAGAGGATGTTTTATTATAA
- the ppk1 gene encoding polyphosphate kinase 1 yields the protein MPKSKKTAPSINLNDPKYYINRELSWLQFNSRVLHEACDDRTPLLERLKFLAIFSSNLDEFFMVRVAALKQQVDAKVNSLTPDGRTPQQQLDEIRLHLNPLVKKQNEQFEQVLQPLLANHGIHILKYIEMNDTQRTYLDNYFKEQIFPVLTPLAVDPSHPFPYISNLSLNLAVVVKNPETEEEFFARVKVPNVLPRFIPLPSELGIENNGKQVHWIGVPLEQAIAHNLEYLFPGMNIQEYHPFRITRDADLELEEDEADDLLLAIEQELRKRRMGGTPVRLEIQSQTPEILRSRLLQDLELSENDVYEVDGLLGLRDLMYFMALPLPELKEPPRQSVVPSRLQRLREPSIDPDVLDVEEGKDFFAVIREKDLLVHHPYQSFSGTVERFITHAAWDPQVLAIKMTLYRTSGDSPIVNALIAAAENGKQVSVLVELKARFDEENNIYWARRLERVGVHVVYGLVGLKTHSKIVMVVRREKDRMRRYVHIGTGNYNPKTARLYTDLGLLSCREELGADLTDVFNFLTGYSRQKTYREILVAPVNMRDRFLELINREMENVQNGFSGRIVAKMNSLVDPEIITALYNASRAGVKIDLIVRGICCLRPGLKDISENIRIISIIGRFLEHSRIFYFYNNNQEEIYIGSADWMRRNLDRRVEVITPIRDPEIAKDLQEILGIMLADNRQAWDLQADGTYIQRRPCEDCPEANSQKILMSMALRSTHTT from the coding sequence ATGCCAAAATCTAAAAAGACTGCCCCTAGCATTAATCTGAATGATCCAAAATACTATATTAACCGCGAGTTAAGCTGGTTACAATTTAATAGTAGAGTATTACATGAAGCTTGTGATGATCGTACTCCACTACTGGAACGGTTGAAATTTTTGGCTATTTTTAGTTCTAACTTAGATGAATTTTTTATGGTGCGAGTTGCAGCTTTAAAGCAACAGGTAGACGCTAAAGTAAACTCCTTAACTCCTGATGGACGCACACCCCAACAACAACTAGATGAAATTAGATTGCACCTGAATCCGTTGGTAAAAAAACAAAACGAACAATTTGAGCAAGTTTTACAACCGCTGTTGGCAAATCATGGTATTCATATTTTGAAATATATAGAAATGAATGACACACAGCGGACTTATTTAGATAATTACTTTAAAGAACAAATCTTTCCCGTACTGACTCCTTTAGCAGTTGATCCTAGTCATCCTTTTCCCTACATTTCTAATCTCAGCTTAAATTTAGCTGTGGTGGTGAAAAACCCAGAAACAGAAGAAGAATTTTTTGCCAGAGTTAAAGTTCCTAATGTTTTACCGAGATTTATACCTTTACCATCAGAATTAGGAATTGAAAACAACGGAAAACAGGTTCATTGGATCGGTGTACCTTTGGAACAGGCGATCGCCCACAATCTAGAATACCTATTTCCAGGGATGAATATTCAGGAATATCACCCCTTCCGCATTACACGCGATGCTGATCTAGAACTCGAAGAAGACGAAGCCGATGATTTATTATTAGCTATTGAACAAGAACTGCGTAAACGTCGCATGGGTGGAACTCCAGTTCGCCTAGAAATTCAATCCCAAACACCAGAAATTTTGCGTTCTCGCCTGTTGCAAGATTTGGAATTAAGCGAAAACGATGTTTATGAAGTAGATGGTTTATTGGGACTGCGAGATTTGATGTATTTTATGGCTTTACCATTGCCAGAACTCAAAGAACCACCACGACAGTCAGTAGTCCCTTCCCGCTTACAACGCCTCAGAGAACCCAGTATAGACCCAGATGTATTAGACGTAGAAGAAGGAAAAGATTTTTTTGCTGTAATTCGGGAAAAAGACTTACTGGTACATCATCCCTATCAATCATTTTCCGGCACAGTGGAGCGTTTTATTACCCATGCTGCCTGGGACCCTCAAGTATTAGCTATCAAAATGACTCTTTACCGGACTTCCGGAGATTCACCCATAGTTAATGCTTTAATTGCCGCCGCAGAAAATGGTAAACAAGTTTCTGTATTAGTAGAATTAAAAGCCCGGTTTGATGAGGAAAATAATATTTACTGGGCTAGACGTTTAGAAAGAGTTGGTGTTCATGTTGTTTATGGTTTAGTCGGTCTGAAAACCCATAGCAAAATTGTTATGGTAGTGCGGCGAGAAAAAGACCGGATGCGTCGTTATGTACATATTGGCACGGGAAACTATAACCCAAAAACAGCACGACTATATACAGATTTGGGGTTATTAAGTTGCCGAGAAGAATTGGGTGCTGATTTAACAGATGTGTTTAACTTTTTAACAGGATATTCTCGCCAAAAAACCTATCGAGAAATATTAGTTGCACCTGTAAATATGCGCGATCGCTTTCTCGAACTAATTAACCGAGAAATGGAAAATGTCCAAAATGGATTTTCCGGGCGCATTGTTGCTAAAATGAATTCCCTCGTCGATCCGGAAATTATTACTGCCCTATACAATGCTTCCCGTGCTGGCGTAAAAATTGATCTGATAGTCCGGGGTATATGCTGTTTGCGTCCTGGACTCAAAGACATCAGTGAAAATATTCGCATTATCAGCATTATTGGCCGCTTCTTAGAACACTCCCGCATTTTTTACTTCTACAACAATAATCAAGAAGAAATATATATAGGCAGTGCTGATTGGATGCGTCGTAATTTAGATCGTCGAGTCGAAGTGATCACACCTATTAGAGATCCAGAAATTGCTAAAGACTTGCAAGAAATTCTGGGAATTATGTTAGCAGATAATCGTCAAGCTTGGGATTTACAAGCTGATGGTACTTATATCCAAAGGCGACCCTGTGAAGATTGTCCTGAAGCTAATTCTCAAAAAATTCTCATGTCTATGGCTTTGCGTTCTACACACACCACATAA